AGTGGATGACCCAATACGTCCTCCTGCTTGCGCCGAATGAAGCGCGTGTTGCGCAACACCCGAAATGATTTGAGTTGGGAACCAATTTCCTTGGCCGCCCCAGGAGCTGACCAGCTACTTATGGCGCGGCACGTCTCCCTCTGCATCACGTAGTCCACCTTGTCCGGAAATGCTTCGCGGGTGTGATCGTAGCGCGACTGCAGCGAAAAGTCCAGCGTATCCTTCGGGATGTTCGGATTGGCACGGTACCGCTTGCTCGAGCGCACCGAGTTCATCGTTTGATGATAGAAGAGCCGCTGATACGGCTCCAGATGGCCATGCCAGGTGCCCGGTTTCAGATGGGCCTCCGGCAGCGGGGGCTCTGGAAAAGAGCACACATAGGTGCCCTCCGTATGCAGTTCCGGCTGCCTGAGAGCACACAATAGTCATCTTGAGCCAAGTCGGGCATAACTAAAGCTTACCATGATACATTCTTGATCTGCACAGTATCGTACTGAATCATCTTTGCAGGAGAAACCAATATAATTTAGATGAAAGTGTAAAAGGGTTTCTGAATCGTATTCAGAAGGACTTGGGTATATGTGATTTTGCCTTCGGTTTCCCGGCAACTGCTTTGTCAATATACCCCCCGACTACCATGTTTCTCGGGAGTCAATAGAAACCGAAACATAATGGATGGATGTTCTGGGCATCCGAAGATACTAGATCTTTCTTTACAATATTccaagatacatatatgttttaaaaccCCATTTCAACCAATTAATAACATATGTAGATGGTTAAGTTATAATCAAGTAAAACTTTATTGAAGCGTTTAATTAGGCTGCAAATTCAAAGGGTTAGCTCTCTCACTTACCGAATGTACCAGATCGTTAGGGAATCCCACATTTCGGTCGAGTCAGTATGCAATCCAGACTCTAGCATCCATCGCATCGTCGATGTGGCCTCTGCTGCAAATGATGACTTTTCGCCTAAACTCAAAAGGGACGCCCACCAAGATACAGGAAAACACCAACAACGCCAACCAGCAACAAATCGCGAGTTgagacgagacgagacgagGCGAGAGAAGAAGTGACGGGAAACGGGAAACTATGAGTGAATCTGGAGCAGCTTTGGCAGCGCCAGCGTCTAACAGGAAACAGGAAGCTGCTACGGCTacggcaactgcaactgcagcatcagcggcaccagcaacagcatcatgcgacagcagcagcatcagcatcagcatctgcagcagcagcagcagtagcaacaatCAGGAGCCACGCGGTGTCCGCCTACGTGAGGAAGGAGTTGTAGCTTAGATGATGCGCTGCTGCTGATCCTTAATCGCGAGCGATTTAACCACAATCTTATCTGAACCGCAACAACTGCCACACACCATTCGCctgcatatatataataaacgTGTGGGAGAAGCTTGTTAATAAGTTTGTCGTTAAAAGGTACAAAGAACGGAAACGAGCAACACAAAcgcaatcgaatcgaatcgcaACGAAACAAACAGAATCCTAGAGTATTCCTATCACTCATCCACCTCTCATTCTCCTCCTGTCCTGTCTGTCATTTGATATTTAGGTATTGAATTGAAGCCGTGTTAATTTGAGTTTATTTTGTTCTGTTTCTGATTACGTTCAAGGATTTCTACTACGCTCTAGTATATGAAAGCCTATGTGCAAGAACCGACATCGAGGGATCGCCCAGGTTGCGGGGATCTCACTCGGAACATAATCATGCCTGATCTCTACTTATTTACTCTGCCGAAACTTAAAATAGTTCGCTATAAATAGTTGTGTTAAGTGTAAGATTGTATAATGGTTTCTATACCTGCTGTTCGGGTACAGCATGACACAGATGGAGCCATAGATCCGGAACAGGATACAGCATTGGCCCTAGTCAGCGAGTCATATCTGAAAGCAAAGAACAACTAGTTTTAAAATAATCCCTATTTAACGTAAGGTATGTTTAACCTTATATAAAGCTTTTTCTGAAGCGTTACACGATATGAACTCACCTCGCACTCCCACTAAATGGAACGTGACGTCGATATCTAGGAGCGACTGCGACTACGAGACGCGGCTGGGGCCAGTCCTCCAGATCCGCTTCCGATTCCATTGCGGCTGTCGCCGCGTACTGGACTGCGTGAAAATTTGGATCGGCGTTCCGGCGAGTGGCTACCAGGCGAGCGGGAACGGGAGTATGATCGGCGACGCGGACTGCGCGAACGACGGCGCATTGGGGAGCGAGAACGTGACCGACGACGCCCGCCGGAaccaccgcctcctcctccgccacgACGACCACTGGAGCTGCGAGTGGGCGAAGAGGGGCGTCCGTAGCGGGCCATCTGTACGCGGAGCTCCCTGCCGTCTAGCATGCGACCATCCATGGCCTCCAGTGCGTCCTCGGCATCACGTTTGTCATAGAAGCTAAAAAATTAAGGACATGATCAACTAGATTCGTGTGTACTTTGCACATacgtttatttatatttaagtcTATATTTAATTGTAGGGCTTACGGTAAGTTGGCTAGCAGGGGTTTGGTAGGCAACTGTTGCAAGTGTACACATTCAATCTAGCATCCTTTTGCTAAAGAAGATGTACAGACTGAAAGCTGTTACACATTCAAAAGGGGCAAATAATGCAGGTAgatacaacaaataaatagaataagtGACCTTGTATCAACTTAATGTATCATTGAAGCCATATGTTATGAAACTATAACTTTAGAACTTATTATTTAGATGTAGTATTCTCTGTACGTTGGCTAGTAAATGTTGAGTAGGCAACGGTTGCAAGTGAACACATTTGTTCTGGCACCATTTTGCTACTGAAAGTGTACAGATTAGCAACTGATACACAATCGATGATAGCAAATAATGCAAATAGTTCTAATGAAATGAGAGGAATATTTGAGTTTAGACAAGGGGCGTACTTATTATAGCAGCTATATTCAAATGATATTTAAATGATTACTCTGAGACTTTTGTAATTTGCTTGCATACCCTGATTAATTCAGGGAATACATAACATTTTTCCTCAATGTGCTAGTTTTCAATGAAACATTATAAAGTAGATAGTGAAAGCGGATATGACGAGTGATTGTATAGCATGATTTTCGCAGTATACTTTCgggaaatacatatattttactCCTAGTATGTATGGATACATTTTAGGTCCCATGATAATTAAAATCCACCGCCGGCAAGTGAAagtaacaaaacaaaaaagaccTAAGACTTTCACAATTTTCCCGGAAGAGAAGTGAATGCTTACCGAACAAATGCGAATCCGCGGCTCTCACGTGTGTAGCGATCCCTGGGTATGTAGATGTCCCCCACCTCGCCGCACCGCTCGAAGACCCGACGCAGATCCTCCGGCGTGGTGCGATATGTGAGATTGTCGACCTGTAGGCATAATTACACGCGGATTAATTTACATGCTTTTGGAGAGGTTACCTAACCACACAACGTTGCCAGCCGGCCGCCATTTTGTGGGCGATTTAGTCGCATTTTACTTAGCAGATACTTGCCTTAAGCGAGACCATTCCATCGATCCGTGGAGGTGGACGCGCTGCGCCCAATCCCCCGGCACCACCACCGTTGCTCATTGTCTATTTGGATATTTGTTTTACCGCTAAAATGCTAATGCGAATGCTGAAAACGAGCCAAACTCCAGACGATTTTTTCACTACTGTTAAAATGGCGTCTGGCACGACGTTAGAGCTGGAACAACATCGATTGTAATTCGATACCATTGATGATGAGCTTAGAAATGTATTGAAACCCCAAGGCTCACTACACACTTatcaatatttacaaaactCGCATTACACTTCTATTATACAAAATAactaaattaataattataaaaactCACTGAAAgtgaataaaaaattattaatgtcTAGTCACACATAAAACAAATACagtttgtatttatatatgtacatgtggaCTACGTTATATTTAGccttaaaaaattatattaatcagaacaaagtacaaaagcaatataattatttatgttgaataattttaaaagtattaaaaatcttactaaaaaaatttaaaaatatcttaatACTTTGCCCCAAATCAATTATAGGCCACTGTGACAGCCAGCACATATCGATGCACCGATAACACCGCATACAAGTGGCAACCCTGACTTGATGCGTGGCTTAAAACGTGTAAAATAATAGAAGATTGCTAGTTCCGAGCACTGCATTTAGTGTTCAGGTAGTCGAATCATACCTGCAGATCACCAGGTGGTCACCACTGCCCCAAACAGGCGATAGTCGATCAAATTAAAGGGAATTCGAGTTCAACCCGAGTTGGCCAGGCTAGCAAagcacaaacaacaaacacaacaccGAGTCACAACAAAAGTGTAGACCACATTGAGCCGAAAGTCTGGCCTAAACCCCCCACAAGCCACCCCCCCGGCCAACAACCATCAAGGCGTGCGTGTGTTGGTGGCATTGCTTTTGCCATTCCCAATTTCCATTACCATAGGCAATCCCAAGAATTCCGAACGACCGCGTGTGTTCTGTGTGAGTGCGGGAGCagcaagaagaagcagctgAAGCAGTTTGTAGAAGGAGGGCGAAAGTGTGTCGTCGCGTGAAaaaagcgagagagagatTTTCATCGGAGGAAACCACTGCGGAGGATTACGGACGCACTGCAACGATGGCCGCCCAGGAAAACACGGAGATCAGCACAAAGTTCTCAACGCTGAACGTGAACGCGGTAGAATTTGTGCCCAGTTTCAGTTACAACAGCGTTGTGAATGTAGCTGAGGAGGCGGCGGCAGTAGTGGTTGCAGCGGCTGCGGCCGAGGAGACGGCGGATCCGGGTCCCGCCTCCGGTTCAGCCACGCCAGCCACCACACCCGATTCCGTCGGCAGCGGGGGATCCACAGCGGGAGCAGCTCCACCGCCTCCAACTGCACAGGGGGCGGGGGCAGCAGCACCCTCAGCACAGCCGCCCACATCATCCTCCAATTCCGCATCGCCAGCGCCGGGTTCGCCAGCCACCACGCCTtcagcaggagcagcggcGGCGGATCCAACGCCCATCGATGGTCTCAACCCCTCGGACAAAATCGCAAACAATGGTAAATAGAGCTTGCTAGCTACCTAAATACCCCCTGCCAAATACACATGCCCCACGTCCATTGAACTCGCTTCTTCTGTGACGTCAACAAAGAAGCGTGTTATTGTTGCTACCTGCTGGTCGCAAGACCGTTGGCAGAGACACAACAATGGGGAATGGGATAGGGAAAACCCCAAAGATAGGTTGCATTCACCAGGTTCCGTTTAGGTTATTATCGCTGGCCCTAGTACATAACCTCAATCTGCGTCAGCACTGCCGACGTCGGCGTCGCATGTGTTGCTTGACTTCTATTCGAATTGCGGGCATTATTGTGCCGCTAAACAAATGGCTAATCGCTTTCGGCCTGCGCGCAAAAACAGTTCGTCCGGCCAGGGCCCTTTCTTTGGCCGCTTTTCTCGTCGTCGTGTCGCCAGCAGTGGCTCAGCGCAGAGATGCCCAGGAATCACGACCAGAATCACTACAGAGGTGTCACCAAATGGTGAAATAACCGCAAATCAGGTCTAGTTGTTTTCTAGAAACCAGCTAATGGTTGGGAATTAATCATGCACTTTGacatttttgctttaaacAAATGTAGGtacatacatttaaaaatacttGTTGAATCTATATGTACATGAACATCAAACAATCCACGCCTCGCTGTGATCTTGGGATTTGGGATTTGTGAAAACTTTCGTCCGAATAGTATTCTTATATTCTTAATCGTCGTTCAGTATTTTGAGTTTCAAGAATTGGGATATTTAAGAGTTAAGCCATGAAAATTTTACACGAATATGctaatataaatattctaGCCTTGTGTATTTTTCAATTCTATAAACTTGttcataattttaatattctgAAAATTTCATAGTTAGAAAACACTTTCTTGTTTAGCTTTGTTGATTTCTCGATGTAACGACTTATCACTGTCACTTGTTAAACTGTTAACAATCACGGCGCATCTCTGGTGGCCACTCACCTACTTGCCATTCGCCGGGCGACGTTGACAAGCAGCTGTTTGTGCTGCCATTTTACTGCCGCTTCGCTTTGTGGTGTCGTTTATTTGGCCATTGCCTTGTCCCCTTCTTCCGCACCCACACTCGCAAATGCTTGCCCCCCAATTCTTGTGTTTTGGACACGTTTACTCTTTTGTCAGCCATTCATTGGAGCCTACGCTGCGCCCAGCTTCGACTGGCGGTGTGGACTGGAATGGAATGggcatgggaatgggaatggctCACTCGTCGTTATCGCAGCGACTCCAATGTGGCGACTTTTGTAGTTGCTTGGCCCGAATGGAAGCGCTTAGTGCAGCTCGCCGGCGGTTGAAACCGCTTCGAACTTGATTACATGGCGTTTGGCTGTGCGGCGCGCTTGCCAAAGCGCCGAAAAAAAATAGCATTTGCTGTTGGCTCTTACACTTTGGCGCGATCGAAGCTCGTTTCTCCGGCTATATCTACATCCGCTCCTAGTTCCGAAATCCGATTAGAATTGAGTTGTATGCATCGGAATCATGAGTAAGGGCGCCGGATCTCGCTACATTTACTCGTTTTCGCAGTGGAGAAAAAGTTAGTAATCGTGGAGTTGGGATACCATTCGTTACAGCCCATCTCCAGACGGTCAAATGATCCTCCGACATTTACGTCAAAGGTTCGGGAACTACTATTAACCAAGCACGTTGACACCAGCACAGAACAGCACTCCACCAATCCAATCCCGCACATGACTCATCCGCCCGGGTGGCTAGAGTCAGCGATTAGCAATTAGCATGTGGCCGCCAGGTCAAACACGGCGAGTGCATGAGTGGTAGTACGAAGTATATAATTGGTGAAGTGATAGCTCAACTTCCCTGAGTTTAAATCATCTGAAGTGCTATAAGTTTCTAACAAACCGACctaaattaaaaagaaactATTTACACAGTTGTTTCatgtgcaaaaataaaaggcatgacatttgcatttttatttttgtgcatAAAAAGAGACATGTTTGCATTTACTAAATGTCGCTCAAAATACAAAGGTTTCGATATTGTGAAATAGAGAaagttaaagtgaattttacTCCCATCACTAAAGTTTCTTTAAACTATTACGATGATGTGGACaattccaaaaataaaaaaaattcattgcTTTATTCGGTTTTTAACTGGATTGATCTGGACAAACCGACACtattttgaacaatttttaaaattactaGTTTTCCCAAGATTGTctaatgtaaataaattatatatttgcgCGATAACAATTTTAGTAATCgatagaaaataaacaacaaacaattatATATTCCTCAACAAGCCATATTATTTTCACCACCAAGCACAGTAGAATCGCCTTGTAAATGTCTCGACTAATGAccttttatttggtttttttttatttgcttagaaACCGATCCTGCTGACAGCTGGGATGTGGACGATGCAGTGATCACGCCCGAGGATGAGGAGGTGGAAGATGCTGAGTTCACGGAGGGCGAGGCCACGCCGAAGGTGTCCAAGAAGAAGGTGGTTAAGGTGGAGGAAAATAGGAGCAAGCGTGAGCACGTGAATGTTGTGTTCATTGGCCATGTTGGTGAGTTATCATTACTTATAAACATATGTCCCACCAAAAGCCATTATTAACATTCGCACTTTGCTTTGGGTAGATGCTGGCAAATCAACAATTGGCGGACAGATCATGTCGCTCACGGGCATGGTGGACAAGCGAACACTGGAGAAGTACGAGCGGGAGGCACGTGAGAAGTCGCGTGAGAGTTGGTACTTGTCCTGGGCGCTGGACACCAACCAGGAGGAACGCGACAAGGGCAAGACCGTCGAGGTGGGACGAGCCTTCTTCGAAACGGACCGAAAGCATTTCACTATCCTCGACGCACCCGGTCACAAGAGCTTCGTGCCTAACATGATCGGTGGCGCGGCGCAGGCCGATCTCGCAGTGCTGGTCATCTCGGCGCGAAAGGGTGAATTCGAGACGGGCTTCGATCGCGGCGGCCAGACCCGAGAACATGCCATGTTGGCCAAGACCGCCGGCGTTAAGCATCTGGTCGTGCTGGTCAACAAAATGGATGACCCAACGGTCAATTGGGATCAGACGCGCTACAACGAATGCAAAGACAAGATACTACCATACCTCAAGAAGCTGGGCTTCAACCCGGCCAAGGACCTTACCTTTATGCCTTGCTCGGGCCTCAGCGGATACGGGCTGAAAGACCAAATCCCGGAGACGCTCTGCCCCTGGTACCGGGGACCCGCCTTCATTCCGTTCATTGACGAGCTGCCCTCGCTCAACCGCAAGTCGGACGGGCCTTTCATCATGCCAATTGTGGACAAGTACAAGGATATGGGCACCGTGGTGATGGGCAAGGTTGAGTCCGGAACAGCGCGCAAGGGTCAAAACCTGTTAGTGATGCCAAATAGGGTAAGTTTATACACTTTGCAATCAGCTGAATATTTGAAACTAAGCTTGTTTTTCACATAGACGCAAGTGGCGGTGGATCAGTTGTTCTCGGACGACTTTGAAGTCACTTCTGTTGGTCCCGGCGAGAACGTCAAGATTAAGCTGAAAGTGAGTACATGATTCTTTTGTTATACCCTTggattattttaattgattcttaaacttttttttaggGTATTGAGGAGGAGGATGTCTCGCCCGGTTTTGTTCTCTGCGATGCAGCCAATCCCATCAAGACGGGAAAAATCTTTGATGCTCAGGTCGTAATTTTAGAACACAAATCAATTATCTGTGCGGGTTACTCGGCTGTCATGCACATACACTGTGCAGCCGAAGAAGTCACAGTTAAGGTAAGTTTTAGGTCTATAATTCCCATACATTAGCCAGATACTGaatatgtattatttttcaatagGCCCTCATCTGTTTGGTCGACAAAAAGTCTGGTGACAAATCAAAAACACGTCCACGGTTCGTTAAGCAGGATCAGGTTGCAATTATGCGAATCGAGTGCTCCGGAATGATTTGCCTTGAACAATTTAAGCTATTCCCTCAAATGGGCCGTTTTACGCTCAGAGATGAAAGTAAGTCGATTGGTGACTCGGGAGATCCCCGTCTAATTATCATTTCTATCTTTCAGACAAAACCATTGCCATTGGCAAGGTGCTGAAGGTGGTCGAATAAATTGAGCCTAGCTAAATTCGAGCGCCCGCCTTTCATTGCGATTTTTGAGATAGCATTGCAAGCCCGACGAGAGAacacagccacagccacaacaacagcaacgccACGCCACGCTTTCTTCACATTTGacaaatcaacaaaaacaGTACTCAGCATCGCTCGAGCTCTCACTCACATTACTTTCAACCAGCAATAGCAATCGATTATAGAATCCAGATCGATTCAAAACGGAACGGAACGGCAATGTAGGCAGGCGAAAAGTTAATTTACAACAAGGACGAGTTCGGAGATAGAAACAGAAATGCATTATATACGAATTATAAACTATATTATGTAAAACTAAGCAGCAAAATCGGAGGCAGCGAATGCGAAACAAGATGaactatttatatatgtatacaaaacaaacaactcaCACGTATATATgcaaagagagagaaagagtTGAAGAAGAGGAGTTGCATTGATAACGATTTTGTTTGTTGAGCCCATCTCGCAAGGATATTGAGCACTTGTCGCAGTCGTCGTTTTCTTTTGGTTTACTATTTTGTATAAACTGTAAGCATTAAATAGCCTACACGTACATGCCTAAATCGCGCGCAATACgtgaatttctttaaaatactAAAACTAAAGCTGCAAGCTACccaatttttgtatttgtaagCGAAAGTACGATCCCGAGAATCCTTTCCCCATCCATCTTCCTGTATGCGCctttaaattgcaaatttgtTAAATACCCTGCAAAATGCATTAAGATATTTCTGCTCTTCTTTTTAAATGATATAATCTATATgctttaatttaagtttaagcTTAAAGAACATGGAGTAAAGTCTGTAAAAGCAGAACGgagaaaattcaaatttacgGAAACACCTAATTGTTAATCATTTAAAACCATTTGATTTTGCTACTTAAAACACATTtgattttgtataatttagttaattgAAGAATTCGTGCGAGTTGAACACGAAATCccatatatgaaaaaataaaatgccttTTGCTACCgagcagaaacaaaaacacaaactaGTAAAgctttttatttaagtttacCCCTTTATTGTTTATATACGCTATTCACTCATTCAAATTCCGGACCAAGGCGGTTTCAAAATATTCACATAGccattttttaaaatctgtcTTCCCCTCTGCCATTGTCGAAAATTCAGTTTTTGTTAAATTGAATGTTGTTGCCGTAACAGAcgcaagtaaataaaataatatcaatTAAGCACGTTGAGCAGTCCCCTGAAGTCtaag
The sequence above is a segment of the Drosophila melanogaster chromosome 2L genome. Coding sequences within it:
- the CG5435 gene encoding uncharacterized protein, isoform B; protein product: MIQYDTVQIKNVSWQPELHTEGTYVCSFPEPPLPEAHLKPGTWHGHLEPYQRLFYHQTMNSVRSSKRYRANPNIPKDTLDFSLQSRYDHTREAFPDKVDYVMQRETCRAISSWSAPGAAKEIGSQLKSFRVLRNTRFIRRKQEDVLGHPLRIGGCKEKIHPHSVKLICSGVHNQLVNNGFSRQTSDGNFFRY
- the SC35 gene encoding SR family splicing factor SC35, isoform C; translated protein: MSNGGGAGGLGAARPPPRIDGMVSLKVDNLTYRTTPEDLRRVFERCGEVGDIYIPRDRYTRESRGFAFVRFYDKRDAEDALEAMDGRMLDGRELRVQMARYGRPSSPTRSSSGRRGGGGGGGSGGRRRSRSRSPMRRRSRSPRRRSYSRSRSPGSHSPERRSKFSRSPVRGDSRNGIGSGSGGLAPAASRSRSRS
- the SC35 gene encoding SR family splicing factor SC35, isoform A, which codes for MDGRMLDGRELRVQMARYGRPSSPTRSSSGRRGGGGGGGSGGRRRSRSRSPMRRRSRSPRRRSYSRSRSPGSHSPERRSKFSRSPVRGDSRNGIGSGSGGLAPAASRSRSRS
- the eRF3 gene encoding eukaryotic translation release factor 3, isoform B, translated to MAAQENTEISTKFSTLNVNAVEFVPSFSYNSVVNVAEEAAAVVVAAAAAEETADPGPASGSATPATTPDSVGSGGSTAGAAPPPPTAQGAGAAAPSAQPPTSSSNSASPAPGSPATTPSAGAAAADPTPIDGLNPSDKIANNETDPADSWDVDDAVITPEDEEVEDAEFTEGEATPKVSKKKVVKVEENRSKREHVNVVFIGHVDAGKSTIGGQIMSLTGMVDKRTLEKYEREAREKSRESWYLSWALDTNQEERDKGKTVEVGRAFFETDRKHFTILDAPGHKSFVPNMIGGAAQADLAVLVISARKGEFETGFDRGGQTREHAMLAKTAGVKHLVVLVNKMDDPTVNWDQTRYNECKDKILPYLKKLGFNPAKDLTFMPCSGLSGYGLKDQIPETLCPWYRGPAFIPFIDELPSLNRKSDGPFIMPIVDKYKDMGTVVMGKVESGTARKGQNLLVMPNRTQVAVDQLFSDDFEVTSVGPGENVKIKLKGIEEEDVSPGFVLCDAANPIKTGKIFDAQVVILEHKSIICAGYSAVMHIHCAAEEVTVKALICLVDKKSGDKSKTRPRFVKQDQVAIMRIECSGMICLEQFKLFPQMGRFTLRDENKTIAIGKVLKVVE
- the eRF3 gene encoding eukaryotic translation release factor 3, isoform C — translated: MSKGAGSRYIYSFSQWRKKTDPADSWDVDDAVITPEDEEVEDAEFTEGEATPKVSKKKVVKVEENRSKREHVNVVFIGHVDAGKSTIGGQIMSLTGMVDKRTLEKYEREAREKSRESWYLSWALDTNQEERDKGKTVEVGRAFFETDRKHFTILDAPGHKSFVPNMIGGAAQADLAVLVISARKGEFETGFDRGGQTREHAMLAKTAGVKHLVVLVNKMDDPTVNWDQTRYNECKDKILPYLKKLGFNPAKDLTFMPCSGLSGYGLKDQIPETLCPWYRGPAFIPFIDELPSLNRKSDGPFIMPIVDKYKDMGTVVMGKVESGTARKGQNLLVMPNRTQVAVDQLFSDDFEVTSVGPGENVKIKLKGIEEEDVSPGFVLCDAANPIKTGKIFDAQVVILEHKSIICAGYSAVMHIHCAAEEVTVKALICLVDKKSGDKSKTRPRFVKQDQVAIMRIECSGMICLEQFKLFPQMGRFTLRDENKTIAIGKVLKVVE